A region of Maridesulfovibrio bastinii DSM 16055 DNA encodes the following proteins:
- the thrB gene encoding homoserine kinase, with the protein MIDFSEKSIVSLIGMAGAGKSTLAPLVAERLGWECVDTDHIIQSYYGQSLQEIVDRLGVPEFRIVEEKILSSFGARRTVVSTGGSVVYGPDAMERLKALGPVVFLKISQETCLSRIGGGDGRGLAMIPGQTVENLYEERQPLYSRYADFTVQTDKYSPEDCAEKIWQWLDTLKG; encoded by the coding sequence ATGATTGATTTCAGTGAAAAAAGTATTGTGAGCCTTATCGGTATGGCCGGTGCCGGAAAATCTACACTGGCCCCCCTTGTTGCTGAAAGGCTGGGTTGGGAATGTGTGGATACTGACCACATTATTCAGTCCTACTACGGGCAGTCTCTTCAGGAAATAGTCGACCGCCTTGGTGTACCTGAATTCCGTATTGTTGAAGAAAAAATTCTTTCTTCTTTTGGTGCCAGACGTACGGTTGTTTCCACAGGCGGGAGCGTTGTCTACGGCCCGGATGCAATGGAAAGACTTAAGGCTCTGGGGCCTGTGGTCTTTCTTAAAATCAGTCAGGAAACCTGCTTGAGCCGTATTGGCGGTGGTGATGGACGTGGACTGGCCATGATTCCCGGACAGACTGTAGAAAACCTTTACGAAGAGCGTCAGCCTCTATATAGCAGATATGCAGATTTTACAGTGCAGACGGATAAATATTCTCCGGAAGACTGTGCTGAAAAAATCTGGCAGTGGCTTGATACATTGAAAGGTTAA
- a CDS encoding hydrogenase maturation nickel metallochaperone HypA, translating to MHEMSIAQSIVQIVEEEMAKHPGAKLSKISILNGALAGVITEALTFAWEAVTIGTELEGSVMEVKEIPIKVRCGGCGKEFFPEDKLYMACPECDLEIGHEVLQGKELQIENLEIDQ from the coding sequence ATGCATGAAATGTCAATCGCCCAAAGCATTGTTCAAATTGTTGAAGAGGAGATGGCGAAGCATCCCGGAGCAAAATTGAGTAAAATTTCAATTTTGAATGGCGCGCTTGCCGGAGTCATCACCGAAGCTCTTACTTTTGCATGGGAAGCTGTCACAATAGGAACCGAACTTGAGGGTTCCGTTATGGAAGTAAAAGAAATTCCCATAAAAGTACGGTGCGGTGGTTGCGGAAAAGAATTTTTCCCTGAAGACAAACTTTATATGGCCTGCCCTGAATGTGATCTGGAAATAGGCCACGAGGTTCTGCAGGGAAAAGAACTGCAAATTGAAAATCTTGAGATAGATCAATAG
- the hypB gene encoding hydrogenase nickel incorporation protein HypB, producing MVEVPVVRNILEANDKVAEELNEMFSEKKILCLNLMSSPGSGKTSLLEKTLADLKDEFKMAVVEGDLQTDNDAQRVAATGAQAVQINTEGGCHLNSTQVKEAIKHLDLDGLDILFVENVGNLVCPAEFAVGEDHKITLLTVTEGDDKPEKYPLMFHISSVMILNKIDLLPYVDFDLEKAKMHASKLNKDIEVFPVSCRTREGLDAWYDWLRKARAAKN from the coding sequence ATGGTTGAAGTTCCAGTGGTTCGCAACATTCTTGAAGCCAACGACAAGGTGGCTGAAGAACTCAACGAAATGTTTTCTGAAAAGAAAATATTATGCCTTAATCTTATGAGTTCACCCGGTTCCGGTAAAACCAGCCTTCTGGAAAAGACCCTTGCCGATCTTAAAGACGAATTTAAAATGGCCGTTGTCGAAGGCGATCTTCAGACTGATAATGATGCCCAGAGAGTTGCCGCTACAGGTGCTCAGGCCGTTCAAATCAATACCGAAGGCGGATGCCATCTGAACAGCACACAGGTTAAAGAAGCCATCAAACATCTGGACCTTGACGGCCTTGATATTCTTTTTGTTGAAAACGTTGGTAATCTTGTCTGCCCTGCGGAATTTGCAGTTGGCGAAGATCATAAAATAACACTGCTGACAGTAACCGAGGGCGATGACAAACCTGAAAAGTATCCCCTCATGTTCCATATTTCGTCAGTCATGATCCTTAATAAAATAGATCTGCTGCCCTATGTTGATTTCGACCTTGAGAAAGCTAAAATGCATGCTTCAAAGCTCAACAAGGATATCGAAGTCTTCCCAGTTTCATGCCGTACCCGTGAAGGACTGGATGCATGGTACGACTGGCTTAGAAAAGCCAGAGCTGCAAAGAATTAA
- a CDS encoding NifB/NifX family molybdenum-iron cluster-binding protein, with product MLLCLACYNDRLASVFDNATEFKIFRIEENNICPAGHLSLPSKDPKDRTSAILACGATTLICGALCGCTRNLIESTGVKVVPWIRGTVEEVLAAVSDNCLDSLAMPGCSKGTGQGRCRRQSGNGSGFHGHGFV from the coding sequence ATGTTGTTATGCTTAGCCTGTTACAACGACCGGTTGGCCTCAGTATTCGATAACGCCACGGAATTTAAAATATTTCGTATTGAAGAAAACAATATTTGCCCCGCAGGTCACCTATCCCTTCCCTCAAAAGACCCAAAGGACAGGACATCCGCCATTTTGGCCTGCGGGGCGACTACTCTTATATGCGGTGCTTTATGCGGCTGCACTCGAAACCTCATTGAAAGCACCGGAGTAAAAGTCGTTCCATGGATCAGGGGAACGGTCGAAGAAGTTCTCGCTGCTGTAAGCGACAACTGTCTGGATTCACTGGCTATGCCGGGTTGTTCCAAAGGGACCGGTCAGGGCCGATGCCGCAGACAGAGCGGAAACGGTTCAGGATTTCACGGACACGGTTTTGTGTGA
- the pyrR gene encoding bifunctional pyr operon transcriptional regulator/uracil phosphoribosyltransferase PyrR, producing MQKQKIILTEKAMERTLDRLASEIAERRGDNEKLAIIGIQRRGADLAERLKKSLDETLGRRIPLGKLDINLYRDDWTTLTRQPSINCTEIPFDIEDASVILVDDVLFSGRTVRAALEAVLDFGRPRRVELLVLVDRGHRELPISADYVGKKIDTYGDEHVNVFVRERDEKDCVVLVS from the coding sequence ATGCAGAAACAGAAAATTATCCTCACCGAGAAGGCAATGGAAAGGACTCTGGATCGACTGGCTTCTGAAATAGCGGAGCGCAGAGGCGATAATGAAAAGCTGGCTATCATAGGTATCCAGCGCAGAGGAGCTGATCTGGCCGAAAGACTTAAAAAAAGTCTTGATGAAACTCTCGGCAGAAGAATCCCTCTGGGGAAACTGGATATAAATCTTTACAGGGATGACTGGACCACACTGACCAGACAGCCAAGCATCAATTGTACGGAGATACCCTTCGATATTGAAGATGCCAGTGTTATTCTTGTTGATGATGTCCTTTTTTCCGGAAGAACAGTAAGGGCGGCTCTTGAAGCTGTTCTTGATTTTGGTAGACCGCGCAGGGTGGAGTTGCTGGTGCTGGTGGACCGCGGACATCGTGAACTGCCTATCAGTGCGGATTATGTGGGCAAAAAAATAGATACTTATGGAGACGAACACGTCAACGTCTTTGTCCGTGAAAGGGATGAGAAGGACTGTGTAGTTCTGGTTTCCTGA
- a CDS encoding heavy metal translocating P-type ATPase, with product MNSNFTIKGMTCSACSSRLERVIGNMDGVDNAAVNLAMETMKVEYDSEQVTEEQIMQMVADAGFEASPLVEGSTVTISISGMSCSACSSRLERVLGNMDGVSEAQVSLPNETAKINFNTSDTNLREIRQAITDAGFEPGSLQDEMGVKEAYEQRRQQTMLRLAGMKKRLILALSFTVPLLCITMGHMVGMPLPDIISPTVNPLGFALIQLILTAPVLWFGKDFYLHGFPNLFKGAPNMDSLIAVGTSAAFIYSMWNLIEIALGIDPAARAMDLYFESAATIITLISLGKFQEGRARSRTSQAIEKLMDLTPRKATIIEDGRQIEVPVEEIGPGDIILIRPGDRVGADGVVDEGHSSIDESMLTGESLPVSKNPGDDVAGGTVNTGGGALKVKVSHVGADTMLARIIRLVQDAQGSKAPISSLADTVSFYFVQTVMVIAILSALGWFFFSAEPFTFALRIFISVMVIACPCAMGLATPTAIMVGTGRGAQLGVLIKSGQALETAGKINSMIFDKTGTLTYGRPEVAETFSAGMSEQELTAYAASAESQSEHPLAKAVVRAADGLETDLPETTEFTAIPGRGISTLTGGRKMLLGNRDFLEAGFISGLDAPDAVNAFNKFANSGQSPLFVAIDGKLAGILAIADKIKDEAPETVSRLHKLGVEVIMLTGDNETVAKEIASRAGIDRVIAGVMPDRKAEVVEAEKNNGRKVAMIGDGINDAPALATADLGIAMGTGIDVAIESGDIVLMKGELGGVLNALSLSRATVRNIKQNLFWAFAFNVLGIPVAAGILYIFGGPTLSPMFAAAAMAFSSVTVVSNALRLRFFNPEKG from the coding sequence ATGAATTCCAACTTCACGATAAAAGGTATGACCTGTTCCGCATGCTCCTCACGCCTTGAACGGGTTATCGGGAATATGGACGGAGTTGACAACGCTGCGGTCAATCTTGCGATGGAAACCATGAAGGTTGAATACGACTCCGAGCAGGTTACTGAAGAGCAGATAATGCAGATGGTTGCAGATGCCGGTTTTGAAGCTTCACCTCTGGTAGAAGGAAGCACTGTGACGATATCCATTTCAGGAATGAGCTGCTCCGCCTGTTCATCAAGATTGGAAAGAGTCCTTGGCAATATGGATGGAGTGAGTGAAGCGCAAGTCAGCCTGCCCAATGAAACCGCAAAAATAAATTTCAATACCTCAGACACCAATCTTAGAGAAATACGTCAGGCCATAACCGATGCGGGTTTCGAACCCGGCAGCCTACAGGATGAAATGGGAGTCAAAGAGGCTTACGAACAAAGACGCCAGCAGACAATGCTGCGACTCGCCGGGATGAAAAAAAGACTCATTCTGGCACTGTCTTTCACTGTTCCCCTGTTATGTATCACTATGGGACACATGGTTGGAATGCCGCTCCCGGATATAATTTCTCCAACAGTCAATCCGCTTGGTTTTGCACTCATCCAGCTTATTCTGACAGCTCCGGTTTTATGGTTCGGAAAAGATTTCTATCTGCACGGATTTCCAAACCTGTTCAAAGGCGCTCCCAACATGGATTCCCTGATTGCAGTTGGTACGTCCGCCGCATTTATCTATTCCATGTGGAACCTCATCGAAATAGCCCTTGGAATTGATCCGGCTGCAAGAGCTATGGACCTCTACTTTGAATCGGCAGCAACAATTATCACTCTTATTTCACTTGGTAAATTTCAGGAAGGCAGAGCCCGTTCAAGGACCTCTCAGGCCATTGAAAAGCTTATGGACCTGACTCCGCGCAAGGCGACTATTATTGAAGACGGCAGGCAGATTGAAGTTCCCGTGGAAGAGATAGGCCCCGGAGATATAATCCTGATCCGCCCCGGCGACCGCGTGGGGGCTGATGGAGTTGTTGACGAAGGACATAGTTCCATTGATGAATCAATGCTCACCGGTGAAAGTCTGCCTGTATCTAAAAACCCCGGTGATGATGTTGCCGGAGGAACCGTAAACACCGGCGGGGGTGCTCTAAAAGTAAAAGTCTCCCACGTCGGGGCAGATACAATGCTGGCCAGAATCATCAGACTGGTTCAGGACGCTCAGGGATCAAAAGCTCCCATCTCAAGCCTTGCAGACACAGTCAGCTTTTATTTTGTCCAGACCGTCATGGTCATAGCCATTCTTTCAGCTCTGGGATGGTTCTTTTTCAGTGCGGAACCTTTCACTTTTGCACTGCGCATTTTTATCAGTGTAATGGTAATTGCCTGCCCCTGCGCCATGGGACTTGCAACACCGACGGCAATTATGGTCGGCACCGGACGCGGAGCCCAGCTGGGAGTTCTGATAAAATCAGGACAGGCCCTTGAAACAGCCGGAAAAATCAACTCAATGATATTCGACAAAACAGGAACCCTTACATACGGCCGCCCTGAAGTGGCGGAAACTTTTTCAGCAGGTATGTCTGAGCAGGAGCTGACCGCTTATGCCGCCTCAGCTGAAAGCCAGTCGGAGCATCCACTTGCAAAGGCTGTAGTCAGGGCAGCTGACGGGCTGGAAACAGACCTTCCTGAAACGACTGAATTTACCGCTATACCCGGCAGGGGCATTTCTACTCTGACTGGCGGACGCAAAATGCTCCTTGGAAACCGTGACTTTCTTGAAGCCGGTTTTATCTCCGGGCTGGATGCTCCAGATGCGGTTAACGCTTTCAATAAATTTGCTAATTCCGGTCAAAGCCCGCTTTTTGTTGCAATAGACGGAAAGTTGGCCGGCATCTTGGCTATAGCCGATAAAATAAAGGATGAAGCACCGGAAACAGTAAGCAGGCTCCATAAGCTCGGAGTCGAAGTAATAATGCTTACAGGCGATAATGAAACCGTGGCTAAAGAAATAGCATCCCGCGCAGGGATAGACAGGGTTATCGCCGGAGTAATGCCCGACCGCAAGGCAGAAGTTGTTGAAGCTGAGAAAAACAATGGCCGGAAGGTTGCCATGATCGGTGATGGAATAAATGATGCCCCTGCCCTTGCTACTGCAGATTTAGGAATTGCAATGGGAACCGGAATTGATGTTGCCATTGAATCGGGTGACATCGTGCTGATGAAAGGCGAACTTGGAGGAGTGCTGAACGCATTGTCACTAAGCCGGGCTACAGTGCGTAATATCAAACAGAACCTTTTCTGGGCCTTCGCCTTCAACGTACTGGGAATTCCAGTTGCGGCAGGAATCCTTTACATCTTCGGAGGTCCGACCCTTTCACCCATGTTTGCAGCCGCAGCCATGGCCTTCAGCTCCGTAACAGTAGTTTCAAATGCCCTCAGGCTCAGGTTCTTCAATCCTGAAAAGGGATAA
- a CDS encoding IscA/HesB family protein, giving the protein MVVISEAARNQLENYFADNEKAPIRVYLSQGGUSGPKLALALDEPKDTDETFDVDGFAFVIDKELNEQGAPFKIDLTYMGFAIDSKLELGGGDGCSSCSSCG; this is encoded by the coding sequence ATGGTTGTAATTAGCGAAGCTGCCCGCAATCAGCTTGAAAACTACTTTGCGGACAATGAAAAGGCCCCTATCCGAGTCTATCTGTCTCAAGGTGGCTGATCCGGCCCCAAGCTGGCATTGGCTCTGGATGAGCCAAAAGACACTGATGAAACATTTGATGTAGACGGATTTGCTTTCGTAATCGACAAGGAACTCAACGAACAGGGAGCTCCGTTTAAAATTGATCTCACTTATATGGGATTCGCTATCGACTCCAAGCTTGAACTTGGCGGTGGAGACGGATGCAGTTCATGCTCGTCATGCGGTTAG
- a CDS encoding sigma-54 interaction domain-containing protein: MKFPSHLPCSAVLDSLADGVFTVDRDWNVTFFNEAASRITGIPGEEAIGSKCWDVFHSSLCDGNCALRSCMEQSGRISNKTIFFIRSDGKKIPISISAAPLVDSNGKLIGGVESFRDMTDIQIMRRKVEESWRFEDIVGKSKALGKVFSILPQVSKSEATVLLLGESGTGKELFAKAIHNLSERSKGPFVAVNCGALPDNLLESELFGYKAGAFTDARKDKPGRFELAAGGTIFLDEIGDMPAKLQVKLLRVLQEKTYEPLGSVTSVKADVRVIAATNKNLEELVSEGSFRQDLYYRLNVVTLNLPPLRDRREDIPLLVNHFTTRLNSLQGKDISGLSEDALQIIMRHDLPGNVRELENILEFSFILCPSGFIQVEHLPEYLQPESSSGSDDSDLPMTLEEIKCRAIKKALARNNGKRMATCRELGITKDTLRRSIARCGLSGE, encoded by the coding sequence ATGAAGTTTCCCAGCCACCTTCCATGCTCCGCTGTTCTGGACTCGCTGGCCGACGGTGTTTTCACTGTTGACCGGGACTGGAATGTGACCTTTTTCAATGAGGCCGCCAGCAGAATTACCGGTATTCCCGGTGAGGAAGCTATTGGTTCAAAATGCTGGGATGTTTTTCATTCCAGCCTGTGTGACGGAAACTGCGCCTTGCGGTCCTGCATGGAACAAAGCGGTAGAATCAGCAATAAAACAATTTTCTTTATCAGATCAGACGGCAAAAAAATTCCTATCTCCATCAGTGCGGCCCCGCTTGTCGATTCCAACGGTAAACTCATCGGTGGAGTCGAAAGCTTCAGAGATATGACTGATATCCAGATCATGCGCCGCAAAGTTGAAGAATCGTGGAGATTTGAAGATATTGTCGGCAAGTCAAAGGCTCTGGGCAAGGTTTTCTCCATTTTACCGCAGGTAAGCAAAAGTGAAGCAACAGTGCTGCTTCTCGGTGAATCCGGTACAGGAAAAGAACTGTTTGCAAAAGCCATCCACAATCTAAGTGAGCGCAGCAAAGGGCCTTTTGTTGCAGTCAATTGCGGAGCACTGCCGGACAATCTGCTTGAATCAGAACTTTTCGGTTACAAGGCCGGAGCCTTTACGGATGCCCGCAAAGACAAACCCGGAAGATTTGAACTTGCTGCCGGTGGAACCATCTTTCTTGATGAAATAGGAGATATGCCGGCAAAGCTTCAAGTAAAACTGCTCCGGGTGCTTCAGGAGAAGACTTATGAACCTCTCGGTTCCGTAACCAGTGTTAAAGCCGATGTAAGAGTAATTGCCGCAACAAATAAAAATCTCGAAGAGCTTGTCAGTGAAGGTTCATTCAGACAGGACCTCTATTATCGCCTGAATGTGGTGACCCTGAACCTCCCGCCACTCAGAGACCGCCGCGAAGACATCCCCCTGCTGGTCAACCACTTCACCACAAGGCTTAACTCACTTCAGGGCAAGGATATAAGCGGCCTCTCAGAAGACGCCCTTCAAATAATAATGCGCCACGACCTTCCCGGAAACGTGCGCGAGCTTGAAAATATTCTTGAATTTTCTTTTATACTCTGCCCTTCAGGATTCATTCAGGTTGAGCATCTTCCTGAGTACCTTCAACCTGAAAGCTCTTCCGGCAGTGATGACAGTGATCTTCCCATGACCCTAGAAGAAATAAAATGCCGGGCAATCAAAAAAGCACTGGCCAGAAACAACGGCAAACGCATGGCGACCTGCCGTGAACTCGGCATAACAAAAGATACTTTACGCCGCTCCATCGCCCGCTGCGGACTTTCAGGCGAATAA
- a CDS encoding CBS domain-containing protein has product MYVGLKMLRDFVTVTSDTPVKKAGKILDDNQLWMLLVKDGEELVGYVTKEDVRAAMPSILISLDKKEINDLLNQLTVKDVLRKDITTVPPETEIEAAADLMYEMNLSGLAVVNSDKALIGYIDRDKMLKVLVEEMAHGQGGSRIVIEAEERTGVLYELAGIISNMKYSIISMAVFFHKHRRMIVIRVETQDSTPIVDSLRDRGYTVAGPDDFKEEWES; this is encoded by the coding sequence ATGTATGTGGGACTCAAGATGCTCAGGGATTTTGTTACCGTAACTTCAGACACTCCAGTCAAAAAGGCAGGTAAAATCCTTGATGACAATCAGCTTTGGATGCTGCTTGTTAAAGATGGTGAAGAACTGGTCGGCTATGTGACCAAGGAAGATGTCAGAGCCGCAATGCCTTCAATCCTGATATCACTGGATAAGAAGGAAATAAATGATCTGCTGAATCAGCTTACAGTCAAAGATGTTTTAAGAAAAGATATCACCACTGTTCCGCCTGAAACCGAGATCGAAGCCGCAGCCGATCTTATGTATGAGATGAATCTTTCGGGGCTCGCTGTTGTCAATAGCGATAAAGCGCTGATAGGTTATATCGACCGTGATAAAATGCTGAAAGTTCTTGTAGAAGAAATGGCTCACGGACAGGGCGGCTCCAGAATTGTTATTGAAGCTGAAGAACGTACCGGGGTTCTTTATGAACTGGCTGGAATCATATCCAATATGAAATACAGCATTATTTCCATGGCGGTATTTTTCCACAAACATCGCAGGATGATTGTTATCCGGGTGGAAACACAGGATTCAACTCCTATAGTGGATTCCCTGCGCGACAGAGGCTACACTGTTGCCGGACCAGATGATTTCAAAGAAGAGTGGGAATCCTGA
- a CDS encoding TetR/AcrR family transcriptional regulator, which produces MKTKDLILKTAKEMIAEVGFHKSTTANLAKKANISEGTIYRHFESKEDILLHILAGLEDNYSYYIESIRQSLDKEECTLEEILNGYFSFVEENAIDLKIMLSTYGLIDSSKRLMAVVLKNLELVIEECLKLYDKKGLLREVAIKSDSTVVMTIIFGLTRLYLYWPDTTDVRRDAIEFCRRSLLSECNPA; this is translated from the coding sequence ATGAAAACTAAGGATCTGATCCTGAAAACAGCCAAGGAAATGATAGCTGAAGTTGGATTTCATAAGTCCACAACCGCTAATTTGGCTAAAAAGGCCAATATTTCCGAAGGGACAATTTACCGTCATTTTGAAAGTAAAGAAGATATTCTTCTACATATTCTTGCCGGTCTTGAGGACAATTACTCTTACTACATTGAAAGTATCCGTCAGAGTCTTGATAAAGAGGAATGCACTCTTGAAGAGATACTCAACGGGTATTTTTCATTTGTCGAAGAAAATGCCATAGACTTGAAGATTATGCTCAGTACTTACGGTCTTATTGACTCATCAAAGAGGCTGATGGCTGTAGTTCTTAAAAATCTTGAGCTTGTTATTGAGGAATGCCTCAAGCTTTATGATAAGAAAGGCCTTTTACGTGAAGTTGCTATAAAATCTGATTCTACGGTTGTTATGACCATTATTTTCGGATTGACCAGACTTTACCTCTACTGGCCTGATACAACGGATGTTCGCAGGGATGCCATAGAATTCTGCCGTCGCAGTCTTCTCAGTGAGTGTAACCCTGCTTAA